The following proteins are co-located in the Flectobacillus major DSM 103 genome:
- a CDS encoding glycoside hydrolase family 88/105 protein, producing MKKVALLICMALSMPSWAQKKPSKKEIIKVMQVANDYFMQKWPDTGKPIVTNKTRPSNIWTRAVYYEGLMELYKVDPQKRYYDYAVSWGENHKWGLRSGIKTHNADDQCCGQTYIDLYLIDRNEERIHDIKASMDSLVLNPNCSYWTWIDALQMAMPVFAKLGVLYKDDRYYEKMYQMYNHTKTIEGGGLFNPEDGLWWRDKDFVPPYKEPNGQDCYWSRGNGWIVAALVRVLEIMPQNAPHRSEYEQMFKTMTKALVPLQRTDGFWNVSLHDPNNFGGKEMTGTALFTYGMAWGINHGYLDAKTYKPIIQKAWDAMVKESVQPTGFLGWVQGTGKEPKDGQPLAIDKIPDFEDYGLGCFLLAGAELTRIKK from the coding sequence ATGAAAAAAGTAGCATTATTGATTTGTATGGCATTGAGTATGCCTTCGTGGGCTCAAAAAAAGCCTTCCAAAAAGGAAATTATCAAGGTGATGCAAGTTGCCAATGATTATTTTATGCAAAAATGGCCTGATACAGGCAAACCCATTGTTACCAACAAAACTCGCCCTAGTAATATCTGGACTCGTGCCGTATATTATGAAGGACTAATGGAATTGTATAAAGTAGACCCTCAAAAACGCTATTATGATTATGCTGTTTCGTGGGGCGAAAACCACAAATGGGGACTTCGGTCGGGTATTAAAACGCATAATGCCGACGACCAATGTTGTGGACAAACGTACATTGATTTGTATCTGATCGACCGTAATGAAGAGCGTATTCATGATATTAAGGCTTCTATGGACAGCCTGGTACTAAACCCCAATTGCTCGTACTGGACATGGATAGATGCCTTGCAGATGGCAATGCCTGTGTTTGCCAAATTAGGTGTTTTGTACAAAGACGACCGCTATTATGAGAAAATGTATCAAATGTACAACCATACCAAAACGATTGAAGGAGGAGGGCTATTTAATCCTGAAGACGGCCTTTGGTGGCGAGATAAAGATTTTGTGCCTCCTTATAAAGAACCCAATGGACAAGATTGTTATTGGTCGAGAGGAAACGGTTGGATTGTGGCGGCTTTGGTACGAGTTTTAGAAATTATGCCCCAGAATGCTCCTCATCGCAGCGAATACGAACAAATGTTTAAAACCATGACCAAAGCACTTGTTCCTTTACAAAGAACCGACGGATTTTGGAATGTAAGCCTCCACGACCCTAATAATTTTGGGGGGAAAGAAATGACAGGTACGGCTTTATTTACCTATGGAATGGCTTGGGGGATAAACCACGGGTATTTGGATGCAAAAACGTATAAACCCATTATCCAAAAAGCTTGGGATGCCATGGTAAAAGAGTCAGTACAACCAACAGGCTTTTTGGGCTGGGTACAAGGTACAGGTAAAGAACCCAAAGATGGCCAACCATTGGCTATCGACAAAATTCCTGATTTTGAAGATTATGGCTTGGGTTGTTTCTTACTGGCAGGGGCAGAATTAACCCGAATAAAAAAGTAA
- a CDS encoding PIG-L family deacetylase, translating into MLQLTRTLLVWVGICALGIVSAKAQPVKPMPTGDILLNLKKLNVLGSALYIAAHPDDENTIMLSWLAKERKVRTSYLSITRGDGGQNLIGSEQAELMGLIRSQELLAARAIDGPEQYFTRANDFGFSKNTEETLEVWGKQAVLSDVVWRIRNLRPDIIICRFPPDARAGHGNHSASAVLAEEAFHAAADPSQFPEQLKFVKPWQAKRVVWNTFNFGTVSQTQKPAEKDFIQVDIGVYNPLLGKSYNEIAAESRSQHKSQGFGVPRGRGARPEYLVHKFGEKAIQDAFDGVDISWSRVKGGEAIQAIINEAIQQFKPETPETIVPILVKAYQKLETLDDEYWKAQKKKELENLIVACTGLYFEANPNEYAAVGGENVNIAATFIKRSNQAIVLEKIKMVGLGKDTTLNQNLGNNELNRINFSVIIPQNQPLTQPYWLAEKKMGKGMYTVNDQQLIGLPEKPADLQAQFTFNIAGQKITWASPIIYKYTDEVRGELYRTFEIRPEVAANIADKVYVFADNQPKTVEVTLKANKADAKGSIALEVPKGWRVDPTTTIFQFSNKYQEQKVTFKVFPTDITNIGALEGTMKAVVQTSNGVSDKGMLTVAYDHIPPQTLFPTAEAKLVKLDIKKKGTQIGYILGAGDEVPAALRQIGYKVTMLGDKELDDDLSKYDAIVIGVRAYNTEAHLKLYQKKLMEYVQNGGNVVVQYQVNNNLQKIDGGMGPYEFKLSRERVTVEEAEVRFLKPNHPLLNTPNKITSKDFEGWIQERGLYFSNEWDAKYETVISSNDPNEKPLDGGLLYTKYGKGHYVFTGYAFFRQLPAGVSGAFRLFANLISVGK; encoded by the coding sequence ATGTTACAACTTACAAGAACACTATTGGTATGGGTTGGTATTTGTGCCTTGGGTATTGTATCGGCAAAGGCTCAGCCTGTCAAGCCAATGCCTACTGGCGACATTTTGCTCAACTTAAAAAAACTCAATGTACTAGGCTCGGCCTTGTATATAGCAGCTCACCCCGACGACGAAAACACCATTATGCTATCGTGGCTGGCCAAAGAGCGTAAAGTACGTACTTCGTATTTGTCTATTACCCGTGGCGATGGAGGGCAAAACCTTATAGGCTCGGAACAGGCCGAATTGATGGGGTTGATTCGGTCACAAGAGCTACTTGCTGCTCGTGCTATAGACGGCCCCGAACAGTATTTTACTCGTGCAAATGATTTTGGGTTTTCTAAAAATACAGAAGAAACACTAGAGGTTTGGGGCAAACAAGCCGTTTTGTCGGATGTAGTTTGGCGAATCAGAAATTTACGCCCTGATATTATTATTTGTCGTTTTCCGCCAGATGCTCGTGCAGGGCATGGTAATCACTCGGCTTCGGCGGTACTAGCTGAAGAGGCTTTTCACGCTGCTGCCGACCCTTCACAGTTTCCTGAACAATTGAAGTTTGTAAAACCTTGGCAGGCCAAAAGGGTAGTGTGGAATACCTTTAATTTTGGTACGGTATCGCAAACGCAGAAGCCTGCTGAAAAAGACTTTATTCAAGTAGATATTGGCGTATATAACCCATTGTTGGGAAAATCCTATAATGAAATTGCTGCCGAAAGCCGTTCTCAACACAAGTCGCAGGGTTTTGGTGTACCTCGTGGGCGTGGAGCTCGCCCTGAGTACTTGGTGCATAAATTTGGTGAAAAAGCGATACAGGATGCTTTCGATGGTGTAGATATTTCTTGGAGTAGGGTAAAAGGGGGCGAGGCTATTCAGGCTATTATCAACGAGGCTATTCAGCAATTTAAGCCCGAAACACCCGAAACAATTGTGCCTATTTTGGTAAAGGCTTATCAAAAACTAGAAACCCTAGACGATGAGTATTGGAAAGCACAGAAAAAGAAAGAACTTGAAAACTTAATTGTAGCCTGTACGGGGCTTTATTTTGAAGCTAATCCTAATGAATATGCTGCCGTAGGAGGGGAAAACGTCAATATCGCCGCTACTTTTATTAAACGCAGTAATCAGGCAATTGTATTGGAGAAAATCAAAATGGTAGGTTTGGGGAAAGATACCACACTGAATCAAAATCTGGGAAATAATGAACTCAATCGAATTAATTTTTCTGTTATTATTCCTCAGAATCAGCCACTCACTCAGCCTTATTGGTTAGCCGAGAAAAAAATGGGTAAAGGGATGTATACTGTCAATGACCAACAGTTGATTGGATTACCCGAAAAGCCTGCCGATTTGCAAGCTCAATTTACCTTTAATATTGCAGGACAAAAAATCACATGGGCGAGTCCTATCATTTATAAATATACCGACGAAGTTCGTGGCGAGTTGTATCGTACATTCGAGATTCGCCCTGAAGTAGCAGCTAATATTGCCGATAAAGTATATGTATTTGCTGATAATCAGCCCAAAACGGTAGAGGTTACACTAAAAGCCAATAAAGCCGATGCCAAAGGAAGTATTGCCCTTGAAGTACCCAAAGGCTGGCGAGTAGACCCCACCACTACGATTTTTCAGTTTTCTAATAAATACCAAGAACAAAAAGTTACTTTCAAGGTATTTCCAACCGATATTACCAACATTGGGGCTTTGGAAGGAACAATGAAAGCGGTTGTTCAAACAAGCAATGGCGTATCGGACAAAGGTATGCTAACAGTAGCATACGACCATATTCCGCCTCAAACCCTATTCCCAACGGCCGAAGCCAAGCTTGTGAAATTAGATATTAAGAAAAAGGGAACACAAATTGGATATATTTTGGGGGCAGGCGATGAAGTTCCTGCCGCATTGCGTCAAATTGGCTATAAAGTAACTATGCTTGGCGACAAAGAGCTAGACGATGATTTGAGTAAGTACGATGCCATTGTAATAGGGGTACGAGCCTACAATACAGAAGCTCATTTGAAGTTGTATCAGAAAAAGCTGATGGAGTATGTTCAAAACGGAGGAAACGTTGTAGTGCAATATCAGGTAAATAATAATCTTCAGAAAATAGATGGAGGAATGGGCCCTTACGAATTCAAATTATCACGCGAACGAGTTACCGTAGAAGAAGCCGAAGTACGATTTTTGAAGCCCAACCATCCTTTATTAAATACACCTAACAAAATTACTTCAAAGGATTTTGAAGGGTGGATTCAGGAAAGGGGGCTATATTTCTCGAATGAATGGGATGCTAAATATGAAACTGTGATTTCTTCAAATGACCCCAACGAAAAGCCTTTAGATGGTGGATTGTTGTATACCAAATATGGCAAAGGACATTATGTATTTACAGGATATGCCTTCTTTCGTCAATTACCTGCGGGGGTTTCTGGAGCATTTAGGTTATTTGCCAATTTGATTTCGGTAGGCAAATAA
- a CDS encoding rhamnogalacturonan acetylesterase, with the protein MKKTYLLFFMALMAFSFTLFKKDKPTIFIIGDSTVRNGSGKGSDGLWGWGSFMDQHFDTTQISVENHAIGGRSSRTFLTEGRWDKIMAKLKKGDYVIMQFGHNDGGAINDTSRARGSIKGIGDDIQEIDNMLTKKHEIVHSYGWYMRKYVKEAQEKGATPIICSLVPRNVWKEGKVERATQSYALWAKQIAEETGAYFIDLNEVISQKYEALGQDEVKKFFPTDHTHPNYKGSQLTASIVVEQIQGLKKCKLKKFVQAK; encoded by the coding sequence ATGAAAAAGACCTATTTATTATTCTTTATGGCCTTAATGGCCTTCTCGTTTACGCTCTTTAAAAAAGACAAACCTACTATTTTTATCATTGGTGATTCTACTGTACGTAACGGTTCGGGCAAAGGCAGCGATGGTCTTTGGGGTTGGGGAAGTTTTATGGATCAGCATTTTGATACCACCCAAATCAGTGTCGAAAACCATGCTATTGGTGGTCGTAGCAGCCGTACCTTTCTTACTGAAGGGCGTTGGGACAAGATTATGGCAAAACTCAAAAAAGGCGATTATGTAATTATGCAATTTGGCCACAACGATGGTGGAGCTATCAACGATACCTCACGTGCCAGAGGCTCAATCAAAGGTATTGGCGACGACATACAGGAAATTGATAATATGCTAACCAAAAAACACGAAATAGTACATTCTTATGGCTGGTATATGCGAAAGTACGTAAAAGAAGCTCAGGAAAAGGGAGCTACGCCAATCATCTGCTCGCTTGTACCTCGCAATGTTTGGAAAGAAGGAAAAGTAGAACGAGCCACTCAAAGCTATGCCTTATGGGCTAAGCAAATTGCAGAAGAGACAGGAGCGTATTTTATCGACTTAAACGAAGTAATATCGCAGAAATATGAAGCATTAGGACAAGATGAAGTGAAAAAGTTTTTCCCAACCGACCACACACATCCCAACTACAAAGGCTCACAACTAACAGCTTCGATTGTTGTTGAGCAAATTCAAGGACTCAAAAAGTGCAAGTTGAAAAAATTTGTTCAGGCCAAATAA
- a CDS encoding sodium-translocating pyrophosphatase, translated as MNDIIYLVPAFGVIGLLYTFWRFNWVSSQPAGDANMQKLSGYIADGAIAFLKAEWKILAYFAIPTAVLLFWLGSDEGTVERPIHSSPVIALAFLIGAIFSATAGYVGMKIATKANVRTAQAARTSLAKALEVSFTGGSVMGMGVAGLAVLGLGGLFIIFYHLFAEGQGLTSVEMKKAIEVLAGFSLGAESIALFARVGGGIYTKAADVGADLVGKVEAGIPEDDVRNPATIADNVGDNVGDVAGMGADLFGSYVATILATMVLGQEIDVIDNFGGFSPVLLPMLIAGVGLLASLVSTFFVRIKSEEASVQNALNLGNWMSIIITFITSYFLVKHILPETLNLRGFEFSSNGVFYAIIVGLVVGALMSAITEYYTAMGKRPVLSIIEKSGTGHATNIIGGLAVGMESTVLPILVLAAGIILSYKFAGLYGVSIAAAGMMATTAMQLAIDAFGPIADNAGGIAEMSQLPPEVRGRTDNLDAVGNTTAATGKGFAIASAALTSLALFAAFVGIAGIKAIDIYKADVLAGLFVGGMIPFIFSALCISAVGKAAMEMVNEVRRQFREIPGIMEYKAEPEYEKCVAISTEASIRQMILPGAIALISPVVVGFTFGPEVLGGMLAGVTVSGVLMGMFQSNAGGAWDNAKKSFEKGVVINGETFYKKSEPHKASVTGDTVGDPFKDTSGPSMNILIKLMSIVSLVIAPYIAVTSDVTVKEPIPTVETLTPQLATEMPVSDSVKNLEGKVKK; from the coding sequence ATGAATGATATTATCTATTTAGTACCCGCTTTTGGTGTTATTGGATTACTTTACACATTTTGGCGTTTCAACTGGGTATCTAGTCAGCCCGCAGGCGATGCCAATATGCAAAAACTCTCAGGTTATATTGCTGACGGAGCAATTGCATTTTTGAAAGCTGAGTGGAAAATTCTCGCCTATTTTGCTATTCCTACGGCAGTCTTATTGTTTTGGTTAGGCTCTGATGAAGGCACAGTCGAGCGTCCTATTCACTCCTCTCCAGTTATTGCATTAGCTTTTCTGATTGGGGCTATTTTTTCGGCAACGGCTGGTTATGTAGGTATGAAAATAGCTACCAAAGCCAACGTTCGTACAGCACAGGCAGCTCGGACATCGTTAGCCAAAGCCCTGGAGGTATCATTTACTGGTGGCTCGGTAATGGGCATGGGGGTAGCAGGCTTGGCAGTATTGGGGTTGGGTGGTCTTTTTATTATTTTTTATCACCTTTTTGCTGAAGGACAAGGGCTTACTTCAGTAGAGATGAAAAAAGCTATCGAAGTATTAGCAGGTTTTTCATTAGGAGCTGAGTCTATTGCCTTATTTGCTCGTGTTGGAGGTGGTATTTATACCAAAGCCGCTGATGTTGGTGCTGATTTGGTTGGAAAAGTAGAAGCGGGTATTCCTGAAGATGATGTCAGAAACCCCGCCACTATTGCCGATAACGTAGGCGATAACGTGGGCGATGTAGCGGGTATGGGAGCCGATTTGTTTGGCTCGTATGTGGCTACGATTCTGGCAACAATGGTACTGGGACAAGAAATAGATGTGATTGATAATTTTGGAGGGTTTTCGCCAGTGTTGCTTCCTATGCTGATTGCAGGTGTTGGCTTATTGGCTTCGTTGGTTTCGACCTTTTTTGTACGCATCAAAAGCGAAGAGGCTTCAGTACAAAATGCCCTGAATCTTGGTAACTGGATGTCTATCATTATTACCTTTATTACTTCATATTTTTTGGTAAAACATATTCTTCCCGAAACCCTAAATTTACGAGGATTTGAATTTTCGTCGAATGGTGTTTTCTATGCTATTATAGTAGGCTTGGTAGTAGGGGCACTTATGTCGGCTATTACCGAATATTATACCGCAATGGGTAAGCGTCCTGTTCTTTCTATTATCGAAAAGTCAGGCACTGGGCATGCTACCAATATTATCGGGGGGTTAGCCGTAGGCATGGAGTCGACGGTATTGCCTATTTTGGTTCTAGCAGCAGGGATTATTTTGTCATACAAATTTGCGGGACTTTACGGTGTGTCTATTGCAGCGGCGGGTATGATGGCCACAACGGCTATGCAATTAGCCATTGATGCCTTTGGCCCTATTGCTGATAACGCTGGCGGTATTGCCGAAATGTCGCAACTTCCTCCTGAAGTTCGTGGCCGCACCGACAATTTGGATGCCGTTGGAAATACCACTGCCGCTACTGGAAAAGGATTTGCTATTGCTTCGGCGGCACTTACTTCGCTGGCATTGTTTGCAGCATTTGTGGGTATTGCAGGTATCAAGGCCATAGATATTTATAAAGCCGATGTACTGGCAGGCTTGTTTGTAGGCGGTATGATTCCTTTTATTTTCAGTGCTTTGTGTATTTCGGCAGTAGGAAAAGCTGCTATGGAGATGGTCAATGAGGTACGTCGTCAATTCCGTGAAATTCCAGGAATTATGGAATATAAAGCCGAACCTGAATATGAAAAATGTGTGGCTATCTCGACAGAGGCTTCTATTCGTCAAATGATTTTGCCGGGGGCTATTGCTTTGATTTCGCCCGTGGTGGTTGGCTTTACTTTTGGGCCAGAAGTGCTTGGTGGTATGCTGGCTGGCGTAACAGTTTCGGGTGTTTTAATGGGCATGTTCCAGTCAAATGCTGGTGGTGCTTGGGATAATGCCAAAAAGTCCTTTGAAAAAGGAGTGGTTATTAATGGAGAAACATTTTATAAAAAATCAGAACCTCATAAGGCTTCGGTTACAGGCGATACGGTAGGTGACCCATTCAAAGATACCTCTGGCCCTTCTATGAATATTCTTATCAAACTAATGTCGATTGTTTCGTTGGTTATTGCTCCGTATATCGCTGTTACATCGGACGTTACAGTCAAAGAGCCTATTCCTACTGTGGAGACACTCACCCCTCAATTAGCAACAGAAATGCCTGTTTCAGATTCTGTAAAGAATCTTGAAGGAAAAGTAAAAAAATAA
- a CDS encoding alpha/beta hydrolase, with the protein MQITTFKEDSIYSHYLQRQVQLSLIIPNKVGHSMELLLCNDGQDFPALHLQPTIDSLLAHHHTKAFLTVGIHANDNRINEYGTAAQADYKNRGNRAGLHALFVINELIPYLEHHYAIQRSSEARVFAGFSLGGLSAFDIVWHNAQVFAKTGVFSGALWWRQKAEEDGYTDEHDRIIHKLVKAGLYKHGLKFWFQAGTNDEKDDRNNNGVIDAIDDTLDLIAALKAKGYHHNDVHYHEVAGGEHNPHTWGKAMPHFLKWAFGSE; encoded by the coding sequence GTGCAAATAACCACATTTAAAGAAGACAGTATTTACTCTCATTATCTCCAACGACAAGTACAGCTTAGTCTCATTATACCTAATAAAGTCGGGCATTCAATGGAACTATTGTTGTGCAATGATGGGCAAGATTTTCCTGCATTACACCTTCAGCCTACGATTGATTCACTGTTGGCTCATCATCATACAAAAGCTTTTTTGACAGTGGGTATTCACGCCAACGATAACCGTATTAACGAATATGGTACAGCAGCACAAGCCGACTACAAAAATCGAGGAAATAGAGCAGGCTTGCATGCCTTATTTGTTATCAATGAATTAATTCCCTATTTAGAACACCACTATGCTATTCAACGCAGCTCGGAGGCTAGGGTTTTTGCGGGGTTTTCGTTAGGTGGCCTTTCAGCATTCGATATTGTGTGGCATAATGCACAGGTTTTTGCCAAAACAGGGGTTTTTTCGGGGGCTTTGTGGTGGCGACAAAAAGCTGAGGAAGATGGATATACCGACGAACATGACCGTATTATTCATAAATTAGTAAAGGCGGGCTTGTACAAGCATGGACTTAAATTCTGGTTTCAGGCTGGTACAAACGATGAAAAAGACGATAGAAATAACAATGGTGTTATTGATGCTATTGACGATACCCTCGACCTAATAGCGGCTTTAAAAGCAAAGGGATACCACCACAATGACGTTCATTATCATGAAGTGGCTGGCGGCGAGCATAATCCTCACACATGGGGAAAGGCGATGCCTCATTTCCTGAAATGGGCTTTTGGCAGTGAGTGA
- a CDS encoding DUF5686 and carboxypeptidase regulatory-like domain-containing protein, with protein sequence MILFRYYFTLSCFLLISLTTLADSGVKGSIKNSKGEALSFASILVKGASKGTMANEDGQYELSLPSGNYTLVFQYLSHKTLEKNIEVKDDYLTINVSLEEQSISLNEIKFSAQKEDPAYTIMRKAISMSRFHILEISSYSARTYVKGTGKIKDVTGIVKLLAGKKIEKETGLKIGQTYILESINDIAFAQPNVIKEKIISNRSNFPPQLQSNSGNLITFARTNFYAPKIGPMISPLSPSALAYYRFSYEGMFEDRGVQVNKIRITPKSSGEDVFSGTINIIEDSWAIHSLDLRYKDENGDYTLKQLFSPFKDVWMPVYFDAGFSVSVLGIEAEGRYVTNVRNYAVNVNPKYHQQPVVIDEKIDKAEAKELKKQGVDKSLALKQQQLTRKQLKKVLKDFEKEDKKERKAQNEDITIVRDYSLEVDSLSKKRSNDFWNTERQVPLTDFEVKGYQQADSLNKVNEDKNKKDSIRNLPKFKLSHILTGKYYNYGKRDILFGYQRTLSYNSPLTNNIPPFGSFANAVEGYYLDANIRYTQRNKLLSRMEIGADARYSLGRQRLNGTVEWNYIKNYTQYRFKSGRFVYQFNEQQPITPFGNLLYTLLWEQNFMKVYEKTFVNAEFRHQLSAKLTALTDIEWSERSPLENLSNFKSWIDVKDRVFESNTPAIAEANNANFQQHNSVIWNVGLTIRPFAKTSKFNGREYISNYRNPIFRIKNRMGLSESNKFHRLEAEYEQVFDLKKIGDLHLFLSGGGFIDKPTYITDYKHFNGNQIFFRRDELFNSFRNLSYYQFSTTGNYFQAHAQQDFRTLLLSKINVLGLYGIKESVFANYLHVANQKLNYVEVGYGISGIGKFLGLEVVSNFMNGKYDATVLRVKFNR encoded by the coding sequence ATGATTTTATTCCGTTACTATTTTACTTTATCATGCTTTCTGCTTATTTCATTAACTACCTTGGCCGATTCGGGTGTAAAAGGCTCTATTAAAAATAGCAAAGGTGAAGCTCTTTCCTTTGCTTCTATCTTGGTAAAAGGGGCATCTAAAGGAACTATGGCCAACGAAGATGGTCAATATGAACTTTCGCTTCCTTCAGGCAATTACACACTTGTATTTCAGTACCTAAGCCATAAAACCTTAGAAAAAAACATAGAAGTAAAGGACGATTATCTGACCATAAATGTCAGCTTGGAAGAACAGTCGATTAGCCTAAATGAAATCAAATTTTCGGCACAAAAAGAAGACCCCGCCTACACCATTATGCGAAAGGCTATTTCAATGTCCAGATTCCATATTCTCGAAATTAGCAGTTATTCGGCACGTACTTACGTAAAAGGTACTGGTAAAATCAAGGATGTAACAGGCATAGTAAAGCTGTTGGCTGGCAAAAAAATTGAAAAAGAAACTGGTCTTAAAATCGGACAAACCTATATTCTGGAATCTATCAATGATATTGCGTTTGCTCAGCCCAATGTTATCAAAGAAAAAATTATTTCAAACCGAAGCAATTTTCCTCCTCAACTTCAATCTAACAGTGGCAACCTCATTACTTTTGCCCGCACCAATTTTTACGCTCCTAAAATTGGCCCTATGATTTCGCCACTGTCGCCTTCGGCTTTGGCGTATTATCGCTTTAGCTACGAAGGAATGTTTGAAGACCGTGGTGTACAGGTCAATAAAATTCGGATTACGCCTAAATCGTCGGGAGAAGATGTTTTTTCGGGAACAATCAATATTATTGAAGACTCATGGGCTATTCATAGCCTCGACCTCCGCTACAAGGATGAAAATGGCGATTACACCCTCAAACAACTTTTTTCGCCCTTCAAAGATGTTTGGATGCCTGTATATTTTGATGCTGGGTTTTCGGTATCAGTTTTGGGCATAGAAGCCGAAGGCCGCTACGTAACCAATGTCCGAAACTATGCTGTAAATGTAAACCCAAAATACCACCAACAACCTGTGGTAATTGATGAAAAAATTGATAAAGCCGAAGCAAAAGAGTTGAAAAAACAAGGAGTCGATAAAAGTTTGGCTCTAAAACAGCAACAACTGACTCGCAAACAGCTCAAAAAGGTATTAAAAGATTTTGAGAAAGAAGATAAAAAAGAAAGAAAAGCCCAAAATGAAGACATAACCATTGTTCGTGATTATAGCTTAGAGGTTGATTCTCTTTCCAAAAAACGAAGCAATGATTTTTGGAATACCGAACGCCAAGTTCCTCTTACCGATTTTGAGGTAAAAGGTTATCAGCAAGCCGATAGCCTCAATAAAGTGAATGAAGATAAAAACAAAAAGGACTCTATCCGAAATTTACCTAAGTTTAAGTTGTCGCATATTCTTACAGGCAAATATTATAATTATGGTAAACGAGATATTTTGTTTGGTTATCAGCGTACACTCAGTTATAACTCGCCATTGACCAACAATATTCCTCCTTTTGGAAGCTTTGCCAATGCTGTTGAGGGCTATTATTTAGATGCCAATATCCGCTATACCCAACGCAATAAGTTACTTAGTCGCATGGAAATTGGAGCAGATGCCCGTTATTCGTTGGGTCGTCAACGCCTCAATGGCACAGTTGAATGGAATTATATCAAAAACTATACGCAGTATCGTTTCAAATCAGGACGATTTGTGTACCAATTCAACGAGCAACAGCCTATTACTCCTTTTGGAAATTTATTATATACCTTGCTTTGGGAACAAAATTTTATGAAGGTTTATGAAAAAACGTTTGTCAATGCTGAATTCAGGCATCAACTTTCGGCCAAACTGACGGCTCTTACTGATATAGAATGGTCGGAAAGAAGTCCACTTGAGAATCTTTCCAACTTCAAATCGTGGATAGATGTAAAAGACCGTGTTTTTGAAAGCAATACTCCAGCAATTGCAGAAGCCAATAATGCTAATTTTCAACAACATAATAGTGTTATCTGGAATGTAGGCTTAACGATTAGGCCATTTGCCAAAACCTCTAAATTTAATGGACGAGAGTACATTTCTAATTATAGAAATCCTATTTTTAGAATCAAAAATAGAATGGGGCTTTCGGAAAGCAATAAATTTCATCGCCTCGAAGCAGAATATGAACAGGTATTTGATTTGAAAAAAATAGGCGACTTGCATTTGTTTCTTTCTGGAGGTGGATTTATCGACAAACCAACCTATATTACCGATTACAAGCATTTTAATGGCAATCAGATTTTCTTTAGACGTGACGAGCTTTTCAATTCTTTCCGTAACCTTAGCTATTATCAATTTAGTACTACAGGAAATTATTTTCAAGCACACGCCCAACAAGACTTTAGAACGTTGTTGTTAAGCAAAATCAATGTATTAGGATTATATGGTATCAAAGAATCTGTTTTTGCTAACTATTTGCACGTGGCTAATCAAAAGCTCAATTATGTAGAAGTAGGTTATGGTATTTCGGGAATCGGCAAATTCTTGGGCTTGGAAGTTGTAAGCAACTTTATGAATGGCAAATACGACGCAACGGTTTTGCGTGTGAAGTTTAATAGATAA